One part of the Chromatiales bacterium genome encodes these proteins:
- a CDS encoding threonylcarbamoyl-AMP synthase — protein MSQYFEIHPENPQVRLIRQAVKIIQEGGVVVYPTDSCYAIGCLIGDKNAMERIRRIRDLDDKHNFTLMCRELSDISTYAKMDNIAHRLIKGLTPGPYTFILKATHEVPRRLQPKRKTIGVRIADNAICQALLAELGEPLMSTTLIMPDADMPLTDPYQIRVFLEHEVDLVIDGGFSGLEPSTVIDLTEGHPEVLRKGLGDISWLNQH, from the coding sequence ATGAGCCAGTATTTCGAGATCCATCCGGAAAACCCCCAGGTACGGCTGATCCGCCAGGCGGTGAAGATCATCCAGGAGGGCGGAGTGGTCGTCTACCCGACGGATTCCTGTTATGCCATCGGCTGCCTGATCGGCGACAAGAACGCCATGGAGCGCATCCGCCGCATCCGCGACCTGGACGACAAGCACAACTTCACCCTCATGTGCCGCGAGCTGTCCGATATCTCCACCTACGCGAAGATGGACAACATCGCCCACCGCCTGATCAAGGGCCTTACCCCAGGCCCCTACACCTTCATCCTCAAGGCCACCCACGAGGTGCCGCGGCGCCTGCAGCCCAAGCGCAAGACCATCGGCGTGCGTATCGCCGACAACGCCATCTGCCAGGCCCTGCTGGCCGAGCTGGGCGAGCCGCTGATGAGCACCACGCTCATCATGCCCGATGCGGACATGCCCCTGACCGACCCTTACCAGATCCGGGTGTTCCTGGAGCACGAGGTGGACCTGGTGATCGACGGCGGCTTCAGCGGCCTGGAGCCAAGCACCGTGATCGATCTCACCGAGGGCCATCCCGAGGTGCTGCGCAAGGGGCTGGGCGATATCAGCTGGCTCAACCAGCACTAG
- a CDS encoding septation protein A, with protein MKFLFDFFPVLLFFVAYKGYAALPAPVVDAINTVLPLGLRAGEAQDAMFFATLVAILAAFAQVGVHWLRTRRVETMHLVSLALIAVFGGLTLALHDPLFFKWKPTLLNWLFGIVIIGSQFIGRKPIMERLMAHAITVPAEAWRSVNLAWGVFFLAMGLLNLYVAYGYSEEVWVNFKLFGLTGLTFVFVILQSMYLARFMSDETPQNQED; from the coding sequence ATGAAATTCCTCTTCGACTTCTTCCCGGTACTGCTCTTCTTCGTGGCCTACAAGGGCTACGCGGCCCTGCCGGCCCCGGTGGTGGACGCCATCAACACCGTGCTGCCGCTGGGCCTGCGCGCCGGCGAGGCCCAGGATGCCATGTTCTTCGCCACCCTGGTCGCGATCCTCGCCGCCTTCGCCCAGGTGGGCGTCCACTGGCTGCGCACACGCCGCGTCGAGACCATGCACCTGGTCTCGCTGGCCCTGATCGCGGTCTTCGGCGGGCTCACGCTGGCCCTGCACGATCCGCTGTTCTTCAAGTGGAAGCCCACCCTGCTCAACTGGCTGTTCGGCATCGTCATCATCGGCAGCCAGTTCATCGGCCGGAAACCGATCATGGAACGCCTGATGGCCCACGCCATCACCGTACCCGCCGAGGCCTGGCGCAGCGTGAATCTCGCCTGGGGCGTGTTCTTTCTCGCCATGGGCCTGCTCAACCTCTACGTGGCCTACGGCTACAGCGAGGAGGTCTGGGTGAACTTCAAACTCTTCGGGCTAACGGGACTGACATTTGTCTTCGTTATCCTGCAATCCATGTACCTGGCGCGCTTCATGTCCGACGAGACGCCGCAGAACCAGGAGGACTGA
- a CDS encoding YciI family protein gives MLYAIIGEDVEDSLEKRLSVRPAHLERLEALKAEGRLLVAGPNPAVDSSDPGEAGFTGSVIIAEFDSLREAQNWADADPYIEAGVYRQVTVKPFKKVLP, from the coding sequence ATGCTGTACGCCATCATCGGCGAGGACGTCGAGGACAGCCTGGAAAAACGGCTCTCCGTGCGCCCCGCCCACCTCGAACGCCTCGAGGCGCTCAAGGCCGAGGGCCGCCTGCTGGTGGCCGGCCCCAACCCGGCCGTCGACAGCAGCGACCCGGGCGAGGCCGGTTTCACCGGCAGCGTCATCATCGCCGAGTTCGACTCGCTGCGCGAGGCGCAGAACTGGGCCGATGCCGACCCCTACATCGAGGCCGGCGTCTATCGCCAGGTCACGGTAAAGCCCTTCAAGAAGGTATTGCCGTAA
- the queF gene encoding NADPH-dependent 7-cyano-7-deazaguanine reductase QueF: MSTQPSKTLETFDNPQPERDYTIRIRVPEFTCLCPKTGQPDFAILHLDYVPDQRCVELKSLKLYVWSFRDEGAFHEAVTNRILDDLVAATAPRFMRLTAEFNVRGGVYTTVVAEHRDPNWQPPQPVQLP, translated from the coding sequence ATGTCCACGCAGCCGAGCAAGACGCTGGAGACCTTCGACAACCCACAGCCGGAGCGGGATTATACCATCCGAATCCGCGTCCCCGAATTCACCTGCCTGTGCCCGAAGACCGGCCAGCCGGATTTCGCCATCCTGCACCTCGACTACGTGCCGGATCAGCGCTGTGTGGAACTCAAGTCGCTGAAGCTCTACGTCTGGTCCTTCCGCGACGAGGGCGCCTTCCACGAGGCCGTGACCAACCGCATCCTGGACGACCTGGTGGCGGCCACTGCGCCCCGCTTCATGCGCCTGACCGCCGAGTTCAACGTGCGCGGCGGCGTGTACACCACGGTGGTGGCCGAGCACCGCGACCCGAACTGGCAGCCGCCCCAGCCCGTCCAGCTGCCCTGA
- the zipA gene encoding cell division protein ZipA, with the protein MDTLRWIILGAGVLLAIVVYLVSRHQRPRHRELPVADDYEDDVSDVRLIVRAEQEETLDSDLSQELAALTDQVREEAAERPQPEPAPVESTPPAATDTGAARPSKPSPLAAAVPKLGRGKAKAEKPARLVPEPELIIVLHVAAKGQGRVSGQALRDALEVAGLEFGEMDIYHCYSQVGGERRQLFSAANMIKPGTLRAQDLDGLQTPGLSLFMRLPGPLRPLEALDEMLAVAGRLAAEIDGQLLAENRIPLTRQLSEHMRDRVRAFSLEMERARH; encoded by the coding sequence ATGGATACCCTGCGCTGGATCATCCTCGGCGCCGGCGTCCTGCTGGCCATCGTCGTCTACCTGGTGAGCCGTCATCAGCGCCCGCGGCATCGCGAGCTGCCGGTGGCGGACGACTACGAGGACGACGTCTCCGACGTGCGTCTCATCGTGCGCGCCGAGCAGGAAGAGACGCTGGACAGCGATCTCAGCCAGGAACTCGCCGCGCTCACCGACCAGGTGCGCGAGGAGGCGGCCGAACGCCCGCAGCCCGAACCCGCCCCCGTCGAGTCGACGCCGCCGGCAGCGACGGACACCGGCGCGGCCCGGCCCTCGAAGCCGTCACCGCTCGCCGCCGCGGTGCCGAAACTCGGTCGCGGCAAGGCGAAGGCGGAGAAGCCGGCCCGACTCGTGCCCGAGCCCGAACTCATCATCGTGCTCCACGTGGCCGCGAAAGGGCAGGGCCGGGTGAGCGGCCAGGCCCTGCGCGACGCGCTGGAGGTCGCGGGCCTGGAGTTCGGCGAGATGGACATCTACCACTGTTACTCGCAGGTCGGCGGCGAGCGCCGCCAGCTCTTCAGTGCGGCCAACATGATCAAGCCCGGCACCCTGCGCGCGCAGGACCTCGATGGCCTGCAGACCCCGGGGCTCAGCCTCTTCATGCGCCTGCCCGGACCACTGCGCCCGCTCGAGGCGCTGGACGAGATGCTCGCGGTGGCCGGCCGGCTGGCCGCCGAGATCGACGGCCAGCTGCTGGCCGAGAACCGCATCCCGCTCACCCGTCAGCTCAGCGAACACATGCGCGACCGGGTGCGCGCCTTCAGCCTGGAAATGGAGCGTGCGCGTCACTGA
- a CDS encoding site-2 protease family protein translates to MSIIQAISILALPILFAITLHEVAHGLVARHYGDRTAEQLGRLSLNPLRHIDPVGTVIVPIALFAFTGFIFGWARPVPVDFRNLRNPRRDMALVALAGPMANLGMALIWAILMKLGMMLHTGTPFIGEPLMYMSAVGIFLNLILMVLNLLPIPPLDGGRVLAGIVPPRYAALLDRVEPFGFFILLFLLLVGLLGYLLWPPLMYLTGLIESAFNLPNVLLFVRSLWG, encoded by the coding sequence ATGAGCATCATCCAGGCCATCAGCATCCTCGCGCTGCCCATCCTGTTCGCCATCACCCTGCACGAGGTGGCGCACGGCCTGGTGGCCCGCCACTACGGCGACCGCACGGCCGAGCAGCTCGGTCGGCTCTCGCTCAATCCCCTGCGCCACATCGATCCCGTCGGCACCGTGATCGTGCCGATCGCCCTGTTCGCCTTCACCGGCTTCATCTTCGGCTGGGCCAGGCCCGTGCCGGTGGACTTTCGCAACCTGCGCAATCCCCGGCGGGACATGGCCCTGGTGGCCCTGGCCGGGCCCATGGCCAACCTCGGCATGGCGCTCATCTGGGCCATCCTCATGAAACTGGGTATGATGCTGCACACGGGCACGCCGTTCATCGGCGAGCCGCTGATGTACATGAGTGCGGTGGGCATCTTCCTCAACCTGATCCTGATGGTGCTGAACCTGTTGCCCATCCCGCCGCTGGACGGCGGCCGGGTGCTCGCCGGCATCGTGCCGCCGCGCTACGCGGCCCTGCTGGACCGGGTGGAGCCCTTCGGTTTCTTCATCCTGCTGTTCCTGCTGCTGGTCGGCCTGCTGGGCTATCTGCTCTGGCCGCCGCTGATGTACCTCACGGG
- the smc gene encoding chromosome segregation protein SMC has protein sequence MRLKKIKLAGFKSFVDPTTIELTSNLVGIVGPNGCGKSNTIDAVRWVMGETSAKHLRGDSMDDVIFSGSSSRKPVGQAFIELVFDNSDGTLGGEYAQYSEIAVKRQVSRDGQSQYFLNGARCRRRDITDIFLGTGLGPRSYAIIEQGMISRFIEAKPEELRVYIEEAAGISRYKERRRETENRIRHTRENLDRLNDLREEIEKQLNHLHRQARTAERFKELKGEERRAKAELLALRQQSLTGDVEARERELREQETRLEQIVAEIRNLEASLEKDRELHVEANEAFNEVQGRYYKIGGDISRVEQSIQHNREMRFRQERELGQAEQALAQAREHIAQDEGKLEEFAGQIATLEPEHQQAEGGQEQAAAQLAEAEQAMQQWQGEWEDLGRRSAEPSEIAQVERTRMEHLDRQITQYRQRLEKLEQELGTLSDTGVRGEIEGLERQAEEARAAADEQQAQLDEAIEGINVRREQNRELSRELDELRGQLQGARGRLASLEALQQAALGEKTESVTQWLTEQRLADAPRLAEELQAEPGWERAVETVLGDYLEAVCVDDIDTVTGVLGSLESGSLLLFDTRQAGADSAATGDLLATRVRAPWSLTGLLAGVHAVDTLNEALALRPRLGAGESVITRDGIWLGASWLRVSRDADAHAGVLAREQEIRGLQQQLEELTARIEALEEALAAGRDGLREVEARREALQVEVNRLHRAHADLNAQLTSRRGRLEQIEGRRGKVTEEAEELRAQIQQAQEELQQATARRNEAVERMEQLSHEREGLDGRREQLRATLDEARRQAQEHRQRAHEIALKMESLRTAQQGTRQNLERMHEQLGQLEGRCEELREAMQEGGSPVAELEQELEALLGRRMQVEKELNEARAKVQSVEADMRERDQQRMAAERRADDTRSGLERLRMAWQELKVRQQTVVEQLAETEFQLETLLAEMPEGASIGDWQARVQDLEQKIQRLGPINLAAIDEYKEQSQRKEYLDAQHADLIEALETLESAIAKIDRETRQRFRDTFELVNSRLQEMFPKLFGGGHAHLEMTGDDLLTTGVSIMARPPGKRISNIHLMSGGEKALTAVAMVFAIFELNPAPFCMLDEVDAPLDEANVGRFCDLVREMSERVQFIFITHNKTTMELAERLVGVTMREPGVSRLVAVDVEEAAQMATA, from the coding sequence ATGCGCCTCAAGAAGATCAAGCTCGCGGGCTTCAAGTCCTTTGTCGATCCCACCACCATCGAGCTCACCAGCAACCTCGTCGGCATCGTCGGCCCCAACGGTTGCGGCAAGTCGAACACCATCGACGCGGTGCGCTGGGTGATGGGCGAGACCTCGGCCAAGCACCTGCGCGGCGATTCCATGGACGACGTCATCTTCAGCGGCTCGTCCTCGCGCAAGCCGGTGGGGCAGGCCTTCATCGAGCTGGTCTTCGACAACAGCGACGGCACGCTCGGCGGCGAATACGCGCAGTACAGCGAGATCGCCGTCAAGCGCCAGGTCTCGCGCGACGGCCAGTCGCAGTACTTCCTCAACGGTGCGCGCTGCCGCCGTCGCGACATCACCGACATCTTCCTCGGCACCGGCCTCGGCCCGCGCAGCTACGCCATCATCGAGCAGGGCATGATCTCGCGCTTCATCGAGGCCAAGCCCGAGGAGCTGCGCGTCTACATCGAGGAGGCCGCCGGCATCTCCAGGTACAAGGAGCGCCGCCGCGAGACCGAGAACCGCATCCGCCATACCCGCGAAAACCTCGACCGGCTCAACGACCTGCGCGAGGAGATCGAGAAACAGCTCAACCACCTGCATCGCCAGGCCCGCACCGCCGAGCGCTTCAAGGAGCTCAAGGGCGAGGAACGCCGTGCGAAGGCCGAGCTGCTGGCCCTGCGCCAGCAGTCGCTCACCGGCGACGTCGAGGCCCGCGAACGCGAACTGCGCGAGCAGGAGACCCGCCTGGAACAGATCGTGGCCGAGATCCGCAACCTCGAGGCCTCGCTGGAGAAGGACCGCGAGCTGCACGTGGAGGCCAACGAGGCCTTCAACGAGGTGCAGGGCCGCTACTACAAGATCGGCGGCGACATCTCGCGCGTGGAGCAGTCCATCCAGCACAACCGCGAGATGCGCTTCCGCCAGGAACGCGAACTCGGCCAGGCCGAGCAGGCGCTGGCGCAGGCGCGCGAACACATCGCCCAGGACGAGGGCAAGCTGGAGGAGTTCGCCGGCCAGATCGCCACGCTCGAACCCGAACACCAGCAGGCCGAGGGCGGACAGGAACAGGCCGCCGCCCAGCTGGCCGAGGCCGAGCAGGCCATGCAGCAGTGGCAGGGCGAGTGGGAGGACCTCGGCCGGCGCAGCGCCGAGCCCAGCGAGATCGCCCAGGTCGAGCGCACGCGCATGGAACACCTGGACCGCCAGATCACGCAGTACCGCCAGCGCCTGGAGAAGCTCGAACAGGAACTCGGCACACTCTCCGACACGGGGGTGCGCGGCGAGATCGAGGGCCTGGAACGGCAGGCCGAGGAGGCCCGTGCCGCCGCCGACGAACAGCAGGCCCAGCTCGACGAGGCCATCGAGGGCATCAACGTCCGTCGCGAGCAGAACCGCGAACTCAGCCGCGAGCTCGACGAGCTGCGCGGGCAGCTGCAGGGCGCGCGCGGCCGCCTGGCCTCGCTGGAGGCCCTGCAGCAGGCGGCACTGGGCGAGAAGACCGAGTCCGTCACCCAGTGGCTGACCGAGCAGCGCCTGGCCGACGCCCCGCGCCTGGCCGAGGAGCTGCAGGCCGAGCCGGGCTGGGAACGCGCCGTCGAGACCGTGCTCGGCGACTACCTCGAGGCCGTGTGCGTCGATGACATCGACACCGTCACCGGTGTGCTGGGGAGCCTGGAGAGCGGTTCGCTGCTGCTGTTCGACACCCGTCAGGCAGGCGCGGATTCCGCCGCCACGGGCGACCTGCTGGCCACCCGGGTCCGGGCCCCCTGGTCGCTGACCGGCCTGCTGGCGGGCGTGCATGCCGTGGATACCCTCAACGAGGCCCTCGCCCTGCGCCCCCGCCTGGGGGCCGGCGAGTCGGTCATCACCCGCGACGGCATCTGGCTGGGGGCCAGCTGGCTGCGTGTCTCGCGCGACGCCGACGCCCATGCCGGCGTGCTCGCCCGCGAGCAGGAGATCCGCGGCCTGCAGCAGCAGCTGGAGGAGCTCACCGCCCGCATCGAGGCGCTGGAAGAGGCGCTGGCGGCCGGCCGCGACGGCCTGCGCGAGGTCGAGGCCCGGCGCGAGGCCCTGCAGGTGGAGGTCAACCGCCTGCACCGCGCCCATGCCGACCTCAACGCCCAGCTCACCAGCCGCCGAGGCCGCCTGGAACAGATCGAGGGCCGCCGCGGCAAGGTGACCGAGGAGGCCGAGGAGCTGCGCGCGCAGATCCAGCAGGCGCAGGAGGAACTGCAGCAGGCCACCGCCCGGCGCAACGAGGCGGTGGAGCGCATGGAGCAGCTCTCGCACGAACGCGAAGGGCTGGACGGGCGCCGCGAGCAGCTGCGCGCCACGCTCGACGAGGCCCGCCGTCAGGCCCAGGAACACCGCCAGCGCGCCCACGAGATCGCGCTGAAGATGGAATCCCTGCGCACCGCCCAGCAGGGCACGCGCCAAAACCTTGAGCGCATGCACGAGCAGCTCGGCCAGCTGGAGGGGCGCTGCGAGGAGCTGCGCGAGGCCATGCAGGAGGGCGGCTCGCCGGTGGCGGAACTGGAGCAGGAGCTCGAGGCGCTGCTGGGGCGTCGCATGCAGGTGGAAAAGGAACTCAACGAGGCGCGGGCGAAGGTGCAGTCGGTGGAGGCCGACATGCGCGAGCGCGACCAGCAGCGCATGGCCGCCGAGCGCCGCGCCGACGACACCCGCAGCGGCCTGGAGCGCCTGCGCATGGCCTGGCAGGAGCTCAAGGTGCGCCAGCAGACGGTGGTCGAGCAGCTGGCCGAGACCGAGTTCCAGCTCGAGACCCTGCTCGCCGAGATGCCCGAGGGGGCGAGCATCGGCGACTGGCAGGCGCGGGTGCAGGACCTGGAACAGAAGATCCAGCGCCTGGGGCCGATCAACCTCGCCGCCATCGACGAGTACAAGGAACAGAGCCAGCGCAAGGAATACCTCGATGCGCAGCACGCCGACCTGATCGAGGCGCTGGAGACGCTGGAGAGCGCCATCGCCAAGATCGACCGCGAGACGCGCCAGCGCTTCCGCGACACCTTCGAGCTGGTCAACTCGCGCCTGCAGGAGATGTTCCCCAAGCTCTTCGGCGGCGGCCACGCCCACCTGGAGATGACGGGCGACGACCTGCTCACCACCGGCGTGTCGATCATGGCGCGCCCGCCGGGCAAGCGCATCTCCAACATCCACCTCATGTCGGGCGGCGAGAAGGCGCTCACCGCGGTGGCGATGGTCTTCGCCATCTTCGAGCTGAACCCCGCGCCGTTCTGCATGCTCGACGAGGTGGACGCGCCCCTGGACGAGGCCAACGTCGGCCGCTTCTGCGACCTGGTGCGCGAGATGTCCGAGCGGGTGCAGTTCATCTTCATCACCCACAACAAGACCACCATGGAACTGGCCGAGCGCCTGGTCGGCGTGACCATGCGCGAACCCGGCGTCTCCCGCCTGGTCGCGGTGGACGTCGAGGAAGCGGCGCAGATGGCCACGGCCTGA
- the ligA gene encoding NAD-dependent DNA ligase LigA — translation MPAPDSIVRRIEALRREIREHNYRYYVLDDPSVPDAEYDRLMRELETLEAAHPELVTPDSPTQRVGAEPADRFGEVRHVIPMLSLANAFSEDDLNAFYKRIRDRLGTDDDIEFAAEPKLDGLAVSLLYEDGKLVRGATRGDGVTGEDITQNIRTIKTIPLALHGEDWPRVLEVRGEVYMPRKGFEALNARARERGEKTFVNPRNAAAGSLRQLDPRITAERPLAMFCYGVGKVEGAALPDRQSAILERLQDWGLRVCPERDVVTGPAGCLDYYRRIGAQRDRLPYEIDGVVYKVNRIDLQEDLGFVSRAPRWAIAHKFPAQEEITLLRDVEFQVGRTGALTPVARLEPVFVGGVTVSNATLHNMDEIERKDVHIGDTVIVRRAGDVIPEVVGVVAERRPKDARPVRLPALCPVCGSEVVRAEGEAVARCSGGLYCAAQRKEAIKHYASRRAMDIEGLGDKLVDQLVEAGLVDHVDDLYRLTPAQVASLERMGEKSAQNLIEAIDRSRQTTLERFIFALGIREVGEATARALALHFGDLAPLMQADEEALQQVPDVGPIVARHVVSFFHQPHNREVIDRLLAAGIEWEAIEVTPAGEQPLAGRTYVLTGTLESMTRDEAKARLMALGAKVSGSVSKKTTAVIAGAEAGSKLAKAESLGVEILSEEDLKALLGD, via the coding sequence ATGCCCGCGCCTGATTCCATCGTCCGTCGCATCGAGGCCCTGCGTCGCGAGATCCGCGAACACAACTACCGCTACTACGTGCTCGACGACCCCTCCGTACCGGATGCTGAGTACGACCGCCTGATGCGCGAGCTGGAGACCCTGGAGGCCGCGCACCCCGAGCTCGTCACCCCGGACTCGCCCACCCAGCGCGTCGGCGCCGAACCGGCCGACCGGTTTGGCGAGGTGCGCCACGTGATTCCCATGCTCTCGCTGGCCAATGCCTTCAGCGAGGACGACCTCAACGCCTTCTACAAGCGTATCCGCGATCGCCTGGGCACGGACGACGACATCGAGTTCGCCGCCGAGCCCAAGCTCGACGGCCTGGCCGTGAGCCTGCTGTACGAGGACGGGAAGCTGGTGCGCGGGGCCACGCGCGGCGACGGCGTGACCGGCGAGGACATCACGCAGAACATCCGCACCATCAAGACCATCCCGCTCGCGCTGCACGGCGAGGACTGGCCGCGGGTGCTGGAGGTGCGCGGCGAGGTGTACATGCCGCGCAAGGGCTTCGAGGCGCTCAACGCCCGCGCCCGCGAGCGCGGCGAGAAGACCTTCGTCAACCCGCGCAACGCCGCCGCCGGCAGCCTGCGCCAGCTCGACCCGCGCATCACCGCCGAGCGGCCGCTGGCGATGTTCTGCTACGGCGTCGGCAAGGTCGAGGGCGCCGCGCTGCCGGACCGCCAGAGCGCCATCCTCGAGCGCCTGCAGGACTGGGGCCTGCGCGTCTGCCCCGAGCGCGACGTGGTCACGGGGCCGGCGGGCTGCCTCGACTACTACCGGCGCATCGGCGCGCAGCGCGACCGGCTGCCCTACGAGATCGACGGGGTGGTGTACAAGGTCAACCGCATCGACCTGCAGGAAGACCTCGGCTTCGTCTCGCGCGCCCCGCGCTGGGCCATCGCCCACAAGTTCCCTGCGCAGGAGGAGATCACCCTCCTGCGCGACGTCGAGTTCCAGGTCGGCCGTACCGGCGCCCTCACGCCGGTGGCGCGCCTGGAGCCCGTCTTCGTCGGCGGCGTGACCGTGAGCAACGCCACGCTGCACAACATGGACGAGATCGAGCGCAAGGACGTGCACATCGGCGATACCGTCATCGTGCGGCGCGCCGGCGACGTGATCCCGGAGGTCGTCGGCGTGGTCGCCGAGCGCCGGCCGAAGGACGCGCGTCCGGTGCGGCTGCCGGCGCTATGCCCGGTCTGCGGTTCCGAGGTGGTGCGCGCCGAGGGCGAGGCCGTGGCCCGCTGCTCGGGCGGGCTCTATTGCGCGGCGCAGCGCAAGGAGGCGATCAAGCACTACGCCTCGCGGCGCGCCATGGACATCGAGGGCCTGGGCGACAAGCTCGTCGACCAGCTCGTCGAGGCAGGGCTGGTCGATCACGTGGATGATCTCTACCGTCTCACGCCGGCGCAGGTCGCCTCACTCGAGCGCATGGGCGAGAAGTCGGCACAGAACCTGATCGAGGCCATCGACCGCTCACGCCAGACCACGCTGGAGCGCTTCATCTTCGCCTTGGGCATCCGCGAGGTCGGGGAGGCCACCGCCCGCGCCCTGGCGCTGCACTTCGGCGACCTCGCGCCGCTCATGCAGGCCGACGAGGAGGCCCTGCAGCAGGTGCCGGACGTCGGCCCCATCGTCGCCCGCCACGTGGTGAGCTTCTTCCACCAGCCGCACAACCGCGAGGTGATCGACCGGCTGCTGGCCGCCGGCATCGAGTGGGAGGCCATCGAGGTGACACCGGCCGGCGAGCAGCCCCTGGCCGGTCGTACCTACGTGCTCACCGGCACGCTCGAGTCCATGACCCGCGACGAGGCGAAGGCGCGCCTCATGGCCCTGGGGGCGAAGGTCTCGGGCAGCGTGTCGAAGAAGACCACGGCCGTCATCGCCGGCGCCGAGGCCGGTTCGAAGCTGGCCAAGGCCGAGTCCCTGGGGGTGGAGATCCTGAGCGAGGAGGATCTGAAGGCACTGCTGGGCGACTGA
- a CDS encoding peptidylprolyl isomerase — translation MHMRHAAPLVLIAALGLAACNDQDRATTGKDSTNAVALVNGQPIDRTTFDEYMNMKQRMQPGMPLNPDVVLEELVNMELLEQAAEREGVHEQPEVVAQLERQRANVLINTLLRGKLESMEVDQARLDAAYQELLASIPSQEYHARHILVETEDAARALIARLGDGADFVKLAKENSTGPSGPNGGDLGWFTADMMVPEFSAAVESLDKGDHTREPVHTQFGWHVILLEDVRDTQKPELAEVEEQLRNELQRDFIDEYLNELRESALIETRLDKPAPESPDAQ, via the coding sequence ATGCACATGCGTCATGCAGCCCCCCTCGTCCTGATCGCCGCCCTGGGCCTTGCGGCCTGTAATGATCAGGACCGCGCCACGACCGGCAAGGACAGCACCAACGCCGTGGCCCTCGTCAACGGTCAGCCCATCGACCGGACCACCTTCGACGAGTACATGAACATGAAGCAGCGCATGCAGCCCGGCATGCCGCTCAACCCGGACGTGGTGCTGGAAGAGCTCGTGAACATGGAGCTGCTGGAACAGGCCGCCGAACGCGAGGGCGTGCACGAACAGCCCGAGGTCGTGGCCCAGCTCGAACGCCAGCGTGCCAACGTGCTGATCAACACCCTGCTGCGCGGAAAGCTCGAGAGCATGGAAGTGGACCAGGCCAGGCTCGACGCCGCCTACCAGGAACTGCTGGCCAGCATCCCCTCGCAGGAATACCACGCCCGCCACATCCTGGTGGAGACCGAGGATGCCGCCCGCGCCCTCATCGCCAGGCTCGGTGACGGTGCCGACTTCGTCAAGCTCGCGAAAGAAAACTCCACCGGCCCTTCCGGTCCCAACGGCGGCGACCTCGGCTGGTTCACCGCCGACATGATGGTGCCCGAGTTCTCCGCCGCGGTGGAGTCCCTGGACAAGGGCGACCATACCCGCGAGCCGGTGCACACCCAGTTCGGCTGGCACGTCATCCTGCTCGAAGACGTGCGTGATACGCAGAAGCCGGAACTCGCCGAGGTGGAAGAACAGCTGCGCAACGAACTGCAGCGCGACTTCATCGACGAGTACCTGAACGAACTGCGCGAGTCGGCACTGATCGAGACGCGCCTGGACAAGCCCGCGCCGGAGAGTCCGGACGCACAGTAA